From a single Fusobacterium ulcerans ATCC 49185 genomic region:
- the creD gene encoding cell envelope integrity protein CreD → MKKKVKTTGNPLLKKALFLFFFSLLLQIPLMFVNGVVHERNYLYDSTIKNIGREWGETQTIAGPVIVVPYTEEYYEREYTVDKQGKEIEIVKSKKRKNSLVVLPEKLDVNVDLKEEVRKRGIYKSMVYTGELNMKGNFSKVLSNIPENAVIDYNEVSISLGITDIKALLKIDKFNFNGKEIELESGTGLGKPFQISKGISGKLGIKNEELGEIPFDIELVFRGSEGITLLPMGKDNSFFIKSAWENPSFYGMLPRERVINENGFTANWNISHLTRNYKQYFFASESNKIDLSEAQAGVALYNGITHYRQVIRAAKYGVLFIMMSLLAVYLFEISGKKETHYVQYGIVGFSLVMFYLLLLSLAEHISFITAYGISAAAVIVPVSLYITSVTKNIKYGLGMFVLLIGIYSILFSILKMEDYALLTGTLLIMGVLYLLMYVTKNMEIVSKKVPDTEEIENEEQVKK, encoded by the coding sequence ATGAAGAAAAAAGTTAAAACAACAGGTAATCCACTACTAAAAAAGGCTCTATTTTTATTTTTTTTCAGCCTTTTGTTACAGATTCCTCTTATGTTTGTAAATGGAGTAGTCCATGAGAGAAATTATCTTTATGATTCTACTATTAAAAATATAGGAAGAGAATGGGGAGAAACACAGACAATAGCAGGACCTGTTATTGTAGTTCCTTATACAGAGGAATATTATGAGAGAGAATATACAGTAGACAAGCAGGGAAAAGAAATCGAAATTGTTAAAAGTAAAAAGAGAAAAAATAGTTTAGTGGTTCTGCCTGAAAAATTAGATGTTAATGTTGATTTGAAAGAAGAAGTGAGAAAAAGAGGTATATATAAATCTATGGTGTATACTGGGGAATTAAACATGAAAGGAAATTTTTCTAAAGTGTTGTCAAATATTCCAGAAAATGCAGTTATAGACTACAATGAAGTAAGTATATCTTTAGGAATAACAGATATAAAAGCTCTTCTTAAAATAGATAAATTTAATTTTAATGGCAAAGAGATAGAATTAGAATCAGGAACTGGATTGGGAAAACCATTTCAGATATCTAAAGGAATTTCGGGAAAACTGGGAATAAAAAATGAAGAATTAGGAGAAATTCCATTTGATATAGAATTAGTGTTTAGAGGTAGTGAAGGGATAACTCTTTTACCAATGGGAAAAGACAATAGCTTCTTTATAAAATCAGCATGGGAAAATCCAAGCTTTTATGGAATGCTTCCTAGAGAAAGAGTTATAAATGAAAATGGATTTACAGCAAATTGGAATATATCCCATCTTACAAGAAATTATAAGCAATACTTTTTTGCAAGTGAAAGTAATAAAATAGATTTATCAGAGGCACAAGCAGGAGTGGCTTTATATAATGGAATAACTCACTACAGACAGGTAATAAGAGCAGCTAAGTATGGAGTTTTATTTATAATGATGAGCTTATTGGCTGTATACCTTTTTGAAATATCAGGGAAGAAAGAAACTCATTATGTTCAGTATGGAATTGTAGGATTTTCTTTAGTTATGTTCTACTTGCTGCTTTTATCACTGGCAGAACATATAAGTTTTATAACTGCATATGGAATATCAGCAGCAGCAGTTATAGTACCAGTATCTTTGTATATAACTAGTGTTACCAAAAATATTAAATATGGATTGGGGATGTTTGTTCTCCTTATAGGTATATATTCTATATTGTTCTCAATTTTAAAAATGGAAGATTATGCACTTCTTACAGGAACACTTCTAATTATGGGAGTATTGTATCTTCTGATGTATGTAACTAAAAATATGGAAATAGTAAGTAAAAAAGTTCCAGATACAGAAGAAATTGAGAACGAGGAACAGGTGAAAAAATGA